The following are encoded in a window of Brevibacillus ruminantium genomic DNA:
- the rplJ gene encoding 50S ribosomal protein L10 has translation MAEIRPTVIREEKVQAVNEIATKLRTSQTTVVADYRGLNVAQVTELRKQLREAGIEFVVLKNTLTRLATAKENLTELDQYLTGPNAIAFSADDVIAPAKIIAEFAKKNDKLEIKGGVIEGKVVGADEIKALAALPSREGLLSMLLSVLQAPVRNFALAVKAVSEQKEGQGA, from the coding sequence TTGGCAGAAATTCGTCCAACCGTTATTCGTGAAGAGAAAGTACAAGCGGTGAATGAAATCGCTACGAAACTGCGTACTAGCCAGACTACTGTAGTAGCTGACTACCGCGGCCTGAACGTAGCGCAAGTAACCGAACTGCGTAAACAACTGCGCGAAGCAGGAATTGAATTCGTAGTTTTGAAAAACACACTGACTCGACTCGCAACAGCGAAGGAGAACCTGACTGAGCTGGATCAGTATCTGACTGGCCCGAACGCGATCGCGTTCTCCGCTGACGATGTAATCGCTCCGGCGAAAATCATCGCTGAATTTGCGAAGAAAAACGATAAGCTGGAAATCAAAGGTGGCGTAATCGAAGGAAAAGTAGTGGGCGCTGATGAAATCAAAGCGCTGGCAGCACTGCCTTCCCGCGAAGGTCTCCTGTCCATGCTTCTCAGTGTACTGCAAGCTCCAGTTCGCAACTTCGCACTGGCAGTCAAAGCAGTTTC